A region of Roseobacter litoralis Och 149 DNA encodes the following proteins:
- a CDS encoding prephenate dehydratase, with amino-acid sequence MTRKTAIRIAFQGALGAYSHEAALNARPDAIAVPCATFDDVIAAMHAGDADLAMLPVENTTYGRVADIHRLLPESGLHIIDEGFVRVRINLMAPKGVGLSEINHIRAHLVLIPQARSFLDQHGITAEAAADSAGAAAELAQDPEPGVGALASAVAADIHGLDILARDIEDAHHNTTRFLLMSHDLDTTRRAEKMITTFVFEVRNIPAALYKAMGGFATNGVNMTKLESYMVGGSFTATQFYADIEGHPDDPGVKRAMEELDYFTNMIEILGVYPAHPDRDQTVVR; translated from the coding sequence ATGACACGTAAAACCGCAATCCGCATCGCTTTTCAGGGGGCGCTTGGTGCATATAGCCATGAGGCTGCGTTGAACGCGCGTCCGGACGCAATCGCGGTGCCATGCGCAACATTCGACGACGTGATTGCGGCGATGCACGCGGGTGACGCGGATCTGGCGATGTTGCCGGTGGAAAACACGACCTATGGCCGGGTTGCGGATATCCACCGTCTGCTGCCCGAAAGCGGTCTGCACATCATAGATGAGGGGTTTGTGCGCGTCAGGATCAATCTGATGGCCCCCAAAGGTGTCGGCTTGAGCGAAATCAATCACATCCGCGCGCATCTCGTGCTGATCCCGCAAGCGCGCAGCTTTCTGGATCAGCACGGGATCACCGCAGAAGCGGCGGCAGACAGCGCCGGCGCGGCTGCGGAACTTGCACAAGACCCCGAACCCGGCGTCGGCGCCTTGGCCAGTGCCGTAGCCGCGGACATACATGGGCTTGATATTCTGGCCCGCGATATCGAGGACGCGCATCACAACACCACCCGTTTTTTGCTGATGTCACACGATTTGGACACGACGCGACGCGCAGAAAAGATGATCACGACCTTTGTTTTTGAAGTCCGAAACATTCCTGCTGCCTTGTATAAGGCCATGGGGGGGTTTGCGACCAATGGCGTCAATATGACGAAACTGGAAAGCTACATGGTTGGTGGATCATTCACGGCGACTCAATTCTATGCGGACATCGAAGGACACCCCGACGATCCAGGCGTAAAGCGCGCAATGGAAGAGCTAGACTATTTTACGAATATGATCGAAATCCTTGGCGTCTATCCGGCGCATCCGGACCGCGATCAGACGGTGGTGCGGTAA
- a CDS encoding 5'-nucleotidase C-terminal domain-containing protein, with translation MATSDLHMQMTCFDYVNDRPNHGGSLAKLATLIKKARYEAKETGATCLLFDNGDTFQGTPLADLLARDQISGPHPMVAAMNALDYDAGGLGNHDFDYGSAHLNKLLLEQNTPIVCSNMISSELKTVKRHVILERALTDQNGKLETFRIGVLSSLPDKTALWNRHQLKDRVEFTPPIPALRSAAADLRAQGVDLVIVLAHMGFSFFDEGPEAQNLVHEVADLEDVDIVIAGHTHLRFPGPDHTGLKNVNTVTGHVHDTPVVQPGPTGNDLGVIDLTLQKTDTTAIWDMAGAKIALWPTDQSTREDAELVACTQSVHDQTRQHLGQQVTYIDKPMHSYFSLCHPSPIPALLAASKHQAIRKMVTGTQYADLPLLAAASAPSTGGFDGPDNFLFLANGKVERRHISGMNPYANHVWAVKTTGAQIRDWLERSALIFNTLAPDAPNQMLINPHIPSFRCDFIYGLSYTIDPSRPPRFDASGQIVPGARGRIDDIVWNNTPLQETQEFLVATTDHRASGGGLFKVFSPDEIVVHGHAPLQEAVMDYLSDPDFDALRATQPWSFPEGIGRTAILLTAPEAEHHLDDIARLKPEVCGQTDEGFLRIRITL, from the coding sequence TTGGCAACAAGTGATTTGCACATGCAGATGACCTGTTTCGACTATGTCAACGACCGTCCCAATCACGGCGGCAGCCTCGCAAAACTGGCGACACTGATAAAAAAGGCGCGCTACGAAGCGAAAGAGACGGGCGCGACCTGCCTGCTTTTCGACAATGGCGATACCTTTCAGGGCACGCCGCTGGCTGATCTTCTGGCGCGCGACCAAATCAGTGGCCCACACCCCATGGTCGCAGCGATGAATGCGCTGGATTATGATGCAGGCGGACTTGGCAATCACGATTTTGACTATGGAAGCGCGCATCTCAACAAACTGCTGCTTGAACAAAATACCCCGATTGTATGTTCAAACATGATCTCTTCCGAACTGAAAACTGTCAAAAGACACGTTATCCTCGAACGCGCTTTGACGGACCAAAATGGCAAGCTCGAAACCTTCCGTATTGGCGTCTTGTCCAGCCTGCCTGACAAGACTGCGCTGTGGAACCGGCATCAACTCAAAGACCGTGTCGAATTCACCCCCCCGATACCGGCCTTGCGCAGCGCGGCTGCGGATTTGCGCGCACAGGGCGTAGACCTTGTCATTGTGCTGGCACATATGGGCTTTTCGTTTTTCGACGAGGGGCCCGAAGCACAAAATCTGGTGCACGAGGTTGCGGACCTTGAGGACGTGGATATCGTTATCGCGGGTCATACGCACCTGCGCTTTCCCGGCCCCGATCATACAGGTCTGAAAAATGTGAATACTGTAACGGGGCATGTGCATGACACACCCGTGGTGCAGCCCGGCCCAACCGGCAATGATCTGGGGGTCATTGATCTGACCCTTCAAAAGACAGACACAACGGCGATCTGGGACATGGCCGGGGCAAAAATTGCCCTATGGCCGACAGATCAAAGCACCCGGGAAGACGCCGAACTGGTGGCCTGCACGCAAAGCGTACATGATCAGACCCGACAACATCTTGGCCAACAAGTCACCTACATCGACAAACCCATGCACAGTTATTTTTCGCTGTGCCATCCGAGTCCGATACCTGCACTGCTTGCGGCTTCCAAACACCAGGCCATCCGCAAGATGGTTACGGGCACGCAATACGCGGACCTGCCCCTACTGGCCGCTGCATCCGCGCCCTCAACCGGTGGATTTGACGGACCAGACAATTTTTTATTCTTGGCCAACGGTAAGGTTGAACGGCGGCATATTTCCGGCATGAACCCCTATGCGAACCACGTCTGGGCGGTCAAAACCACGGGTGCGCAAATACGTGACTGGCTTGAGCGCTCAGCCCTGATTTTCAACACCCTCGCGCCCGACGCGCCAAACCAGATGTTGATCAATCCGCATATCCCAAGCTTCAGATGCGATTTCATCTACGGGCTGAGTTACACAATCGACCCTTCGCGCCCTCCCCGCTTTGATGCATCCGGACAAATCGTACCGGGTGCACGCGGCAGGATCGATGACATTGTCTGGAATAATACGCCCTTGCAGGAGACACAGGAATTTCTTGTCGCCACAACGGACCATCGTGCAAGTGGCGGCGGTCTTTTCAAGGTTTTTTCACCTGACGAAATTGTCGTGCATGGCCATGCCCCGTTACAGGAGGCCGTCATGGACTATCTCAGCGATCCCGACTTTGACGCCTTGCGGGCAACACAGCCCTGGTCGTTTCCTGAAGGGATTGGCCGTACTGCCATATTGTTGACGGCACCGGAGGCCGAACACCATCTGGACGATATCGCGCGATTGAAACCAGAGGTATGCGGCCAGACCGACGAAGGTTTCTTGCGGATTCGCATCACGCTTTGA
- a CDS encoding ABC transporter permease, producing MAVIDPLPEASPAPSAAPKAAPKRGRLSPLNQRRWRNFKRNRRAYWSLWIFSILFGLSIFAEFIAYDKPILVQYRGEIYTPIWNFYPETAFGGDFQTEAVYRDPEVKCLIATGGLDLCFDDPEGYIEDASDGIIDGDPIEKGWAIWPLIPYSYDTAVDRPGAAPLPPNRENLLGTDGTKRDVMARVVHGFRLSIFFTLMVTGLASIIGIIAGAVQGYFGGKTDLIFQRIIEIWSSTPQLYIIIILFAILGRSFWLLVLLMVLFGWMSLVGVVRAEFLRARNLEYVRAARALGVSNITIMFRHMLPNAMVATLTMLPFIVTGTIATLAGLDFLGFGLPSSAPSLGELTLQAKQNLQAPWLAFTAFFTFAIMLSLLIFIFEGVRDAFDPRKTFS from the coding sequence ATGGCGGTTATTGACCCTCTACCAGAGGCTTCACCGGCACCAAGCGCTGCACCCAAAGCTGCGCCGAAACGCGGACGCCTGTCGCCGCTGAACCAGCGGCGGTGGCGCAATTTCAAACGCAACAGGCGCGCCTATTGGTCCTTGTGGATATTCTCGATCCTGTTCGGGTTGTCGATCTTTGCCGAGTTTATCGCCTATGACAAACCGATACTCGTGCAATATCGCGGTGAGATATATACGCCGATCTGGAATTTTTACCCGGAAACAGCCTTCGGCGGCGATTTCCAGACCGAGGCTGTGTATCGCGACCCGGAGGTGAAATGCCTGATCGCCACGGGAGGTCTTGATCTGTGTTTTGACGACCCGGAAGGCTACATTGAGGATGCGAGTGATGGTATCATCGACGGTGATCCCATTGAAAAGGGCTGGGCGATCTGGCCGCTGATCCCTTATTCCTATGACACTGCCGTTGATCGGCCCGGTGCGGCACCTTTACCGCCGAACCGCGAAAACCTGCTGGGCACGGATGGGACAAAACGCGATGTGATGGCGCGTGTTGTGCATGGGTTCCGCCTGTCGATTTTCTTTACGTTGATGGTCACCGGACTGGCCAGCATCATCGGCATTATCGCCGGTGCGGTTCAGGGGTATTTCGGCGGCAAGACGGACCTGATCTTTCAACGCATCATCGAAATCTGGTCCTCAACGCCGCAGCTTTATATCATCATCATCCTGTTTGCGATTCTGGGGCGAAGTTTCTGGTTGCTGGTCTTGCTCATGGTGCTTTTTGGATGGATGTCCCTTGTCGGTGTTGTGCGCGCGGAATTCCTGCGTGCCCGCAATCTGGAATACGTCCGGGCTGCCCGCGCCTTGGGCGTTTCCAACATCACCATCATGTTCCGGCATATGCTGCCCAATGCGATGGTGGCGACGCTGACCATGCTGCCCTTTATCGTAACGGGGACAATTGCGACGCTTGCGGGGTTGGATTTCCTTGGCTTTGGCTTGCCATCCTCGGCGCCGTCCTTAGGCGAGTTGACGTTGCAGGCGAAACAGAACCTGCAAGCCCCTTGGCTGGCTTTCACGGCGTTCTTTACCTTCGCAATCATGCTGTCGCTTCTCATCTTCATTTTTGAAGGGGTCCGCGACGCCTTCGACCCCAGAAAGACCTTTTCATGA
- a CDS encoding extracellular solute-binding protein, producing MAGPQVRISKNQEYKGLFGLGLGVLVLAICSVWSTSARSQDNMIVSHGYSFYGDLSYPADFEHFDYVNPDAPKGGEIALSVVGTFDSMHPYTRKGRAGALSSIMYESLLGDGTGGASAPADTYGESYCLLCERVEYPETKDWVIFYMRPEARFSDGTPVTAHDIAFSHNLLLDEGLKSYADAVRKRIPKVEVIDDLTIKFYFTEGISRRSLIDQVGFVPAWSKKWYEETGAGLDESRLDVSPGSGPYMIDSVDVNRRITYKRNPDYWGQDLPFNVGRNNFDEIRIEYFGDDTAAFEAFKAGEYTFRSEGDSKKWATGYDFPKTREGLVITKELPNGSPPTPSGIVFNLGRDTLTDRRVRQALALAFNFEWTNESLQYGLFRQRASFTQDTPVMAVDLPVDAELAFLQSLGDLVPPEMLTDPVLVPHTSNAERLLDRRNARTAMKLLDDAGWVVGDDGVRRNAEGVTLSLNFLFNSATSPTLSAVMENYVSNVKTLGIDITFEKVDAAQYTTRERDRDYDLVFDSYAAFLGTGTGLMQRYGSEAAEFSLFNPAGLASPLVDAIIDRSLNATTREEEQASLTALDRALRYEFIMIPVWYNPSHWVAHYDQYEHPADIPPFALGQLDFWWYNQDKADALRAAGALR from the coding sequence ATGGCAGGACCGCAAGTTCGGATCAGTAAGAACCAGGAATATAAGGGTCTGTTTGGCCTTGGACTTGGGGTATTGGTCTTGGCAATCTGCTCTGTCTGGTCAACTTCGGCGCGGTCGCAGGACAATATGATCGTCAGCCATGGCTACTCATTTTACGGAGATTTGAGCTATCCCGCCGATTTCGAACACTTTGATTATGTGAATCCTGATGCGCCCAAAGGCGGCGAGATCGCGTTAAGTGTCGTGGGGACTTTTGATTCGATGCACCCCTATACGCGCAAGGGACGCGCCGGAGCCCTGTCCAGCATCATGTATGAAAGCCTGCTGGGCGACGGCACGGGCGGCGCAAGTGCCCCGGCGGACACCTACGGCGAATCCTACTGTTTACTGTGCGAAAGGGTCGAATACCCCGAAACCAAGGATTGGGTGATCTTTTACATGCGCCCAGAGGCGCGGTTCTCTGACGGGACCCCTGTCACGGCGCATGATATTGCCTTCAGTCATAACCTGCTGCTGGATGAGGGTCTCAAGTCCTATGCCGATGCCGTGCGTAAACGTATTCCCAAGGTCGAAGTGATTGATGATCTCACCATCAAGTTCTATTTCACCGAAGGCATTTCGCGCCGCAGCCTGATTGATCAAGTCGGCTTTGTGCCTGCGTGGTCCAAGAAATGGTACGAAGAAACAGGCGCTGGCCTTGATGAAAGCCGGCTCGACGTTTCCCCTGGTTCCGGGCCTTACATGATCGACAGTGTCGATGTGAACCGCCGGATCACATACAAACGAAACCCCGATTACTGGGGTCAGGATTTGCCATTCAACGTTGGGCGCAACAATTTTGATGAAATCAGGATCGAATATTTCGGTGATGATACGGCGGCATTCGAGGCCTTCAAGGCGGGTGAATACACCTTCCGCAGCGAAGGTGATTCCAAGAAGTGGGCAACCGGCTATGATTTTCCCAAGACCCGCGAAGGGCTGGTGATCACCAAAGAGCTGCCCAATGGCTCACCGCCCACGCCCTCGGGCATCGTTTTCAACCTTGGCCGCGACACGCTGACGGACCGCCGCGTTCGCCAAGCGCTGGCCCTTGCGTTCAACTTTGAATGGACAAACGAAAGCCTGCAATACGGACTGTTCCGGCAGCGCGCGTCTTTCACGCAGGACACGCCTGTGATGGCTGTCGACCTGCCTGTTGATGCGGAACTTGCGTTCTTGCAAAGCCTTGGCGACCTCGTGCCGCCTGAAATGCTGACCGATCCCGTTCTGGTGCCACATACCTCCAATGCCGAGCGTTTGCTGGACCGTCGCAACGCACGCACTGCGATGAAACTGCTGGATGATGCAGGCTGGGTCGTTGGGGACGATGGTGTGCGCAGGAATGCGGAAGGGGTCACGCTCTCGTTGAATTTCCTGTTCAACAGCGCCACGTCACCGACGCTGAGTGCGGTCATGGAAAACTATGTTTCAAATGTGAAAACGCTTGGCATCGACATCACTTTTGAAAAGGTGGATGCCGCGCAATACACGACGCGGGAACGGGACCGTGACTATGATCTGGTCTTTGACTCATATGCCGCATTTCTGGGCACGGGCACCGGGCTGATGCAACGCTACGGATCAGAGGCGGCGGAATTTTCGCTGTTCAACCCCGCTGGCCTCGCCAGTCCGTTGGTGGATGCCATCATTGACCGGTCGCTGAACGCCACAACACGCGAAGAAGAGCAGGCGTCTTTGACAGCACTCGACCGGGCGCTGCGCTATGAGTTCATCATGATCCCCGTGTGGTACAACCCCAGCCATTGGGTCGCCCATTATGACCAGTACGAGCACCCGGCGGACATCCCTCCGTTTGCCTTGGGCCAGTTGGATTTCTGGTGGTACAATCAGGATAAGGCGGATGCCTTGCGCGCCGCCGGAGCGCTGAGGTAA
- a CDS encoding SRPBCC family protein, with protein MDFSLSKEIDAPAAFVFQAVTDYERFETAAIARGVKVHRRGAQSDAAAGPIWDIRFLFHGKSLDLTLEVTDLVAPDHLVMAIAAKSFKGRAMCQLSPGETEVTEMTLSFMFEGQTLSGRLFLKALEVTKATMEQKIAKRMADFAQETESDYRTTV; from the coding sequence ATGGATTTTTCGCTGAGCAAGGAGATCGACGCACCTGCGGCGTTTGTATTTCAGGCGGTCACGGATTATGAGCGATTTGAAACCGCAGCAATTGCGCGCGGGGTAAAGGTGCACCGACGTGGTGCGCAGTCTGATGCGGCGGCGGGGCCAATTTGGGACATCCGATTTCTGTTTCATGGCAAATCGCTTGACCTGACCCTTGAGGTCACGGACCTCGTGGCACCGGATCATTTGGTCATGGCTATTGCGGCGAAATCGTTCAAAGGGCGGGCGATGTGCCAACTGTCACCGGGCGAAACCGAAGTGACAGAAATGACCCTGAGTTTCATGTTTGAAGGTCAAACACTCTCTGGCCGTCTGTTTTTAAAGGCGCTGGAGGTGACCAAAGCCACCATGGAGCAAAAAATTGCGAAACGCATGGCGGATTTTGCGCAAGAAACAGAAAGCGATTACCGCACCACCGTCTGA
- the nudC gene encoding NAD(+) diphosphatase gives MKRAETVTFGGSGLDRAGEIRSDREALAAARTDPDSRATLFWRGKPLVSLGNPALLVRLPLDHPVLRNASQDSILLGREEGAARFAFDLSNWVPDDLDEDQLGGFLDQSEQRHPDLPDEMVFAELRRVMTWLSPRDAELAATGKAVFGWHATHGFCACCGVQTDMVQEGWQRRCPACNASHFPRTDPVVIMLITKGNSVLVGRSPGWPDKMYSLLAGFVEPGETLEAAVRREVFEEVGVRVGAVEYLASQPWPFPASLMFGCAGEALNTDLTVDPLEIEDAMWVSKEDMMVAYSGHHPDILPARKGAIAHFLIENWLANRLE, from the coding sequence ATGAAACGTGCAGAAACAGTAACCTTTGGCGGCTCGGGTCTGGACCGCGCCGGAGAAATCCGCAGTGATCGCGAGGCGCTGGCTGCCGCGCGCACTGACCCGGACAGCCGGGCAACTTTGTTCTGGCGCGGCAAACCGCTGGTGTCGCTGGGCAACCCCGCCTTGCTTGTGCGTCTGCCGCTGGATCATCCCGTGCTGCGCAATGCGTCACAGGACAGTATTTTGCTTGGGCGCGAAGAGGGTGCGGCACGATTTGCCTTTGATCTGTCAAACTGGGTGCCGGATGATCTTGATGAGGATCAGTTGGGTGGGTTTCTTGATCAGTCTGAGCAAAGGCACCCGGACCTGCCGGATGAGATGGTATTTGCAGAATTACGCCGGGTCATGACATGGCTTTCACCGCGCGATGCTGAACTGGCCGCAACCGGCAAGGCGGTTTTCGGATGGCACGCGACGCATGGGTTTTGTGCCTGTTGTGGCGTTCAGACTGACATGGTGCAGGAGGGCTGGCAGCGGCGATGCCCCGCGTGTAACGCGTCGCATTTTCCGCGCACGGATCCTGTGGTTATCATGCTGATTACAAAAGGTAACTCTGTTCTGGTTGGGCGGTCTCCGGGATGGCCGGACAAAATGTATTCACTCTTGGCTGGTTTTGTCGAACCCGGCGAAACCCTCGAAGCTGCGGTCAGGCGCGAGGTTTTTGAAGAGGTTGGCGTGCGCGTTGGCGCGGTAGAATATCTTGCCAGCCAACCATGGCCCTTTCCCGCGTCTTTGATGTTTGGCTGCGCCGGTGAAGCGTTGAACACGGACCTGACGGTTGATCCGCTGGAAATCGAAGATGCCATGTGGGTGAGCAAGGAAGACATGATGGTGGCCTATTCAGGGCACCACCCCGATATTCTGCCTGCCCGCAAGGGGGCCATTGCGCACTTCCTGATCGAAAACTGGCTGGCGAACCGTCTGGAGTGA
- a CDS encoding ABC transporter ATP-binding protein: MSALLEVKDLVVKFRQDGALTTAVKGVSFSVERGETVALVGESGSGKSVSALSTVSLLGDSAEVSGSVTYDGQQMIGANEALLRKVRGNDISFIFQEPMTSLNPLHTIEKQLGESLALHQALTGAAARARIIELLEQVGIHDAATRVTSYPHQLSGGQRQRVMIAMALANKPDVLIADEPTTALDVTIQAQILDLLKDLKDRMGMGLLFITHDLGIVRRIADKVCVMQHGEIVESGKTTEIFANPQHPYTQKLLSAEPSGAPVSVPDQANIVARTDNLKVWFPIEAGLLRRTVGHVKAVNDASMTVRAGETIGVVGESGSGKTTMALALMRLIASEGSITFMDQDVRKWSTRQLRSLRKDMQIVFQDPFGSLSPRMTCMQIIAEGLGIHSVDPEREHRDLVHDVMVEVGLDPVTMDRYPHEFSGGQRQRIAIARAMVLRPKLLVLDEPTSALDMTVQVQIVDLLRALQKKYGLAYIFISHDLRVVRAMSHRVMVMKRGDVVESGSVEQVFEAPRHEYTRSLLAAAT; this comes from the coding sequence ATGAGTGCACTGCTGGAAGTGAAGGACTTGGTGGTCAAGTTCAGGCAAGATGGCGCGTTGACGACTGCCGTGAAGGGCGTGAGCTTTTCGGTCGAACGGGGCGAAACAGTCGCCTTGGTGGGTGAATCGGGGTCGGGAAAATCCGTGTCGGCGCTTTCCACGGTGTCGCTGCTGGGGGATAGCGCTGAGGTCTCAGGCTCCGTCACCTATGACGGCCAGCAGATGATCGGCGCAAATGAAGCCTTGTTGCGCAAGGTGCGCGGCAATGACATCAGCTTTATCTTTCAAGAGCCGATGACGTCGCTTAACCCCTTGCACACAATTGAAAAGCAACTGGGCGAAAGCCTTGCGTTGCATCAGGCGCTGACCGGGGCGGCGGCGCGGGCGCGTATCATCGAACTGCTTGAACAGGTGGGCATTCACGACGCCGCAACGCGCGTGACGAGCTATCCGCATCAGCTATCTGGCGGGCAACGCCAGCGGGTCATGATCGCCATGGCGCTGGCCAACAAACCGGATGTGCTGATCGCGGATGAACCCACGACCGCGTTGGATGTGACCATTCAGGCGCAAATTCTGGACCTGCTCAAGGATCTGAAAGACCGCATGGGCATGGGGCTTTTGTTCATCACCCATGACCTTGGCATTGTGCGGCGCATTGCCGACAAGGTCTGCGTGATGCAACATGGCGAGATCGTGGAAAGCGGTAAAACCACCGAGATATTTGCCAACCCGCAACACCCCTACACGCAAAAACTGTTGAGCGCTGAGCCATCGGGCGCGCCGGTTTCTGTACCGGATCAAGCCAATATCGTTGCCCGGACAGACAACCTCAAGGTCTGGTTTCCAATCGAGGCCGGACTGCTGCGTCGCACCGTCGGGCACGTCAAAGCGGTCAACGATGCCAGCATGACCGTGCGCGCGGGTGAAACCATCGGTGTGGTGGGCGAATCCGGGTCTGGTAAGACGACGATGGCACTGGCGTTGATGCGGCTGATCGCGTCAGAGGGTAGCATCACCTTCATGGATCAGGACGTGCGCAAGTGGTCCACGCGCCAGCTGCGCAGCCTGCGCAAAGACATGCAAATCGTGTTTCAGGACCCTTTCGGATCGCTGAGCCCGCGGATGACCTGTATGCAGATCATTGCAGAGGGGCTGGGCATTCACAGTGTTGATCCGGAGCGTGAACACAGGGATCTCGTGCATGATGTGATGGTTGAGGTGGGCCTCGATCCGGTCACGATGGACCGCTATCCGCATGAGTTCTCAGGTGGGCAGCGTCAGCGCATTGCGATCGCACGCGCGATGGTGTTGCGCCCTAAACTGCTGGTGCTGGATGAACCGACATCGGCGCTGGATATGACGGTGCAGGTTCAGATCGTGGATTTGCTGCGGGCACTGCAAAAGAAATACGGACTGGCCTATATCTTCATCAGCCACGACCTGCGGGTTGTGCGCGCGATGTCTCACCGCGTCATGGTGATGAAACGGGGTGATGTGGTCGAATCGGGCAGCGTCGAACAGGTGTTTGAAGCACCACGCCACGAATACACGCGCAGCTTGCTGGCAGCCGCGACCTAA
- a CDS encoding ETC complex I subunit encodes MRARIYQPARTAMSSGLAKTHKWILEFAPGSSREVDPLMGWTSSSDMQSQVKLRFDTKEAAVEYARENGIDADIQEPKKRRPNIRAGGYGENFATGRRGAWTH; translated from the coding sequence ATGCGCGCGCGAATTTATCAACCTGCGAGAACCGCCATGTCGTCGGGATTGGCGAAAACCCATAAATGGATACTGGAATTTGCGCCGGGCTCGTCGCGTGAAGTTGATCCGTTGATGGGGTGGACATCCTCCAGCGATATGCAGTCGCAGGTGAAGCTGCGTTTTGACACCAAAGAGGCGGCGGTGGAATACGCGCGCGAAAACGGAATTGACGCCGACATTCAGGAACCAAAGAAACGCCGTCCGAACATTCGCGCCGGCGGATATGGCGAGAATTTTGCAACGGGTCGTCGTGGGGCGTGGACGCACTGA
- a CDS encoding c-type cytochrome: protein MLDTMTFTKAAGGICGALLVFLLGKWAAEELYHVEMHGEASYVIEVESGEDTAEVEEVDFATIMASASVEDGAKVFRKCSACHKLVQGENVAGPYLYGVVGRDKGTAEGYGYSDTLASMEGAWTPENLSGFLEKPSSYAPGTSMGFAGLRKVEDRADVIAYLDSLDD from the coding sequence ATGCTCGATACAATGACATTTACGAAAGCAGCCGGTGGCATTTGTGGTGCCTTGCTGGTGTTCCTTCTGGGCAAATGGGCCGCAGAAGAACTTTACCACGTTGAGATGCACGGCGAAGCATCCTACGTGATCGAAGTGGAAAGCGGTGAAGACACCGCCGAAGTCGAAGAAGTTGATTTCGCGACCATCATGGCCTCGGCCAGCGTTGAAGACGGTGCAAAAGTCTTCCGCAAGTGTTCCGCCTGTCACAAGCTGGTGCAGGGAGAGAACGTTGCCGGACCATACCTGTATGGCGTCGTCGGTCGCGACAAGGGCACGGCGGAGGGCTATGGCTACTCTGACACGCTTGCGTCGATGGAGGGTGCCTGGACACCTGAAAACCTGAGCGGTTTCCTTGAAAAGCCATCTTCTTATGCACCCGGTACGTCTATGGGCTTTGCCGGATTGCGCAAGGTTGAGGATCGGGCGGACGTTATCGCCTATCTCGACAGCCTCGACGACTGA
- a CDS encoding microcin C ABC transporter permease YejB — protein MGAYIIRRLLLIIPTLLGIMLINFALVQFVPGGPVEQAIARIQGGGDVFEGFSGANNDAGAQDLSAGNDSQYIGARGLPPEFIAELEAEFGFDKPPVERFLNMIWNYMRFDFGESYFRSISVIELIKEKLPVSITLGLWSTLIAYLVSIPLGIRKAVKDGTSFDTWTSGAIIAAYAIPGFLFAILLLVLFAGGSYWQIFPLRGLTSDNFDELSAWGKVVDYFWHITLPVLASTISAFATLTLLTKNSFLDEIKKHYVMTARAKGLSEARVLYGHVFRNAMLIVIAGFPAVFIGVFFGGSLIIETIFSLDGLGRLGFEAAVARDYPIVFGTLFIFGLIGLIVGLLSDLMYVLVDPRIDFERREG, from the coding sequence GTGGGCGCCTATATTATCAGACGGTTGTTGCTGATCATTCCGACGCTGCTCGGGATCATGCTGATCAACTTTGCACTGGTGCAATTCGTGCCCGGCGGCCCGGTGGAACAGGCGATTGCCCGCATTCAGGGCGGCGGCGATGTTTTCGAAGGGTTCTCCGGTGCCAATAATGATGCTGGTGCGCAGGACCTGAGTGCCGGGAACGACAGCCAGTATATCGGAGCGCGCGGGTTGCCGCCAGAATTCATCGCTGAGCTGGAAGCGGAGTTTGGCTTTGACAAACCGCCCGTTGAGCGGTTCCTGAACATGATCTGGAACTACATGCGCTTTGATTTCGGAGAGAGCTATTTCAGGTCGATTTCCGTCATTGAACTGATCAAGGAAAAATTGCCCGTGTCGATCACATTGGGGCTGTGGTCCACCTTGATCGCGTATCTCGTGTCGATCCCCTTGGGCATACGCAAAGCGGTAAAGGACGGCACCAGCTTTGACACTTGGACCTCCGGGGCCATCATCGCGGCCTATGCGATCCCGGGTTTTTTATTCGCGATCCTGCTGCTGGTGCTCTTTGCGGGAGGCTCCTATTGGCAGATCTTTCCGCTACGGGGGCTGACGAGCGATAATTTTGATGAGCTTTCGGCCTGGGGCAAGGTTGTCGATTACTTCTGGCACATCACGCTGCCGGTTCTGGCCTCGACGATTTCGGCCTTTGCAACCCTGACGCTGCTGACCAAAAACAGTTTTCTGGATGAGATCAAGAAACACTACGTCATGACGGCGCGCGCCAAGGGTCTGTCAGAGGCCCGTGTGCTGTATGGGCATGTGTTCAGGAATGCGATGCTAATTGTCATCGCAGGTTTCCCGGCGGTGTTCATCGGTGTGTTCTTTGGCGGCTCGCTGATCATCGAAACCATCTTCAGCCTCGATGGATTGGGCCGATTGGGGTTTGAGGCCGCCGTTGCCCGGGATTATCCGATTGTCTTTGGCACGCTGTTCATCTTTGGCCTGATCGGGCTGATCGTGGGGCTGCTCTCTGATCTGATGTATGTGCTGGTTGATCCGCGCATCGACTTTGAACGGCGGGAGGGCTAG